The following are encoded in a window of Phaseolus vulgaris cultivar G19833 chromosome 3, P. vulgaris v2.0, whole genome shotgun sequence genomic DNA:
- the LOC137806696 gene encoding calcium-dependent protein kinase 2-like isoform X2, whose product MGCHGSKEKKSNAEFSSAYGSGSAGHNTVQQPSTTTVAQVQTSPPPKPQPHSEAVASPPKPKLSPTQNARAVQKPDATILGKPFEDIKKYYSLGKELGRGQFGITYLCTENATGMTYACKSILKRKLVSRADREDMKREIQIMQHLSGQNNIVEFKGAFEDRMSVHLVMELCAGGELFDRIIAQGHYSERAAASLCRAMVNVVNICHFMGVLHRDLKPENFLLSTKDDDATLKATDFGLSVFIEEGKVYHDMVGSAYYVAPEVLRRSYGKEIDIWSAGVILYILLSGVPPFWAETEKGIFNAILEGELDFVSEPWPSISDSAKDLVRKMLTQDPKKRITSAQVLEHPWMREGGEASDKPIDSAVLSRMKQFRAMNKLKKLALKVIAENLSEEEIKGLKAMFANMDTDNSGTITYEELKTGLARIGSRLSEAEVKQLMEAADVDGNGSIDYLEFISATMHRHRLERDEHLYKAFQYFDKDNSGYITRDELETAMTQHGMGDEATIKEIISEVDTDNDGRINYEEFCAMMRSGMPHQGGSTTLNPLMG is encoded by the exons ATGGGTTGTCACGGCAGCAAGGAGAAAAAATCAAACGCAGAATTCAGCAGTGCCTATGGATCAGGCAGTGCTGGTCACAATACTGTTCAACAACCATCTACCACCACTGTTGCACAGGTTCAAACATCACCACCACCCAAACCACAACCACATTCAGAGGCGGTAGCGAGTCCACCAAAACCGAAACTTTCTCCGACCCAGAATGCCAGGGCGGTGCAGAAACCCGACGCCACGATTCTGGGGAAACCCTTTGAGGATATAAAGAAGTACTACAGTCTGGGGAAGGAACTGGGAAGAGGGCAATTCGGTATAACGTATCTGTGCACGGAGAATGCGACCGGAATGACTTACGCTTGCAAGTCGATTCTGAAGAGGAAGCTGGTGTCGAGAGCGGACAGGGAGGACATGAAGAGGGAGATTCAGATCATGCAGCATTTGTCTGGGCAGAACAACATTGTGGAGTTCAAGGGGGCGTTCGAGGACAGGATGTCGGTCCACCTTGTAATGGAACTCTGCGCCGGCGGGGAGCTCTTCGACCGGATCATCGCCCAAGGCCACTACTCCGAGAGAGCCGCCGCCTCACTCTGCCGCGCCATGGTCAACGTTGTTAACATTTGCCATTTCATGGGAGTCTTACACCGCGATCTCAAGCCCGAAAATTTTCTGCTCTCTACTAAGGATGACGATGCTACGCTCAAGGCTACTGATTTTGGACTCTCTGTCTTCATTGAAGAAG GGAAGGTATATCATGATATGGTTGGCAGTGCTTACTATGTTGCTCCCGAGGTATTGCGTCGTAGTTATGGAAAGGAAATAGATATTTGGAGTGCAGGCGTCATATTGTATATTCTTCTCAGTGGTGTACCACCTTTTTGGGCTG AAACTGAAAAGGGAATATTTAACGCCATATTGGAAGGTGAACTTGATTTTGTAAGTGAACCATGGCCATCCATATCAGACAGTGCTAAAGATCTAGTCAGGAAGATGTTGACACAAGATCCAAAGAAGCGGATTACTTCTGCGCAAGTCCTTG AACACCCATGGATGAGAGAAGGCGGAGAGGCATCCGATAAACCAATTGACAGTGCAGTTCTATCCAGAATGAAACAATTCAGGGCAATGAATAAGCTCAAGAAGCTAGCATTGAAG GTTATTGCTGAAAATCTATCAGAAGAGGAGATTAAAGGTCTGAAAGCAATGTTTGCAAATATGGACACTGACAACAGTGGCACAATTACCTACGAAGAATTGAAGACTGGCTTGGCtcgaattggatcaaggttgtCCGAGGCTGAAGTGAAGCAACTCATGGAGGCT GCTGATGTTGATGGAAATGGGTCAATTGACTATCTTGAATTCATTTCGGCTACAATGCATAGGCACAGACTTGAACGTGATGAACATCTTTACAAAGCATTCCAGTATTTTGATAAGGATAACAGTGG GTACATTACTAGAGATGAATTGGAGACTGCTATGACCCAACATGGAATGGGTGATGAAGCAACAATAAAGGAAATAATATCTGAGGTGGATACAGATAAT GATGGAAGAATAAACTATGAGGAATTTTGTGCAATGATGAGAAGTGGAATGCCACACCAGGGAGGGTCAACCACTTTAAATCCACTGATGGGTTGA
- the LOC137806696 gene encoding calcium-dependent protein kinase 2-like isoform X1 has protein sequence MGCHGSKEKKSNAEFSSAYGSGSAGHNTVQQPSTTTVAQVQTSPPPKPQPHSEAVASPPKPKLSPTQNARAVQKPDATILGKPFEDIKKYYSLGKELGRGQFGITYLCTENATGMTYACKSILKRKLVSRADREDMKREIQIMQHLSGQNNIVEFKGAFEDRMSVHLVMELCAGGELFDRIIAQGHYSERAAASLCRAMVNVVNICHFMGVLHRDLKPENFLLSTKDDDATLKATDFGLSVFIEEGKVYHDMVGSAYYVAPEVLRRSYGKEIDIWSAGVILYILLSGVPPFWAETEKGIFNAILEGELDFVSEPWPSISDSAKDLVRKMLTQDPKKRITSAQVLEHPWMREGGEASDKPIDSAVLSRMKQFRAMNKLKKLALKVIAENLSEEEIKGLKAMFANMDTDNSGTITYEELKTGLARIGSRLSEAEVKQLMEAVSCQLLHTLVKSTTSWTFVHSLYLELSVVFLMYNFSQADVDGNGSIDYLEFISATMHRHRLERDEHLYKAFQYFDKDNSGYITRDELETAMTQHGMGDEATIKEIISEVDTDNDGRINYEEFCAMMRSGMPHQGGSTTLNPLMG, from the exons ATGGGTTGTCACGGCAGCAAGGAGAAAAAATCAAACGCAGAATTCAGCAGTGCCTATGGATCAGGCAGTGCTGGTCACAATACTGTTCAACAACCATCTACCACCACTGTTGCACAGGTTCAAACATCACCACCACCCAAACCACAACCACATTCAGAGGCGGTAGCGAGTCCACCAAAACCGAAACTTTCTCCGACCCAGAATGCCAGGGCGGTGCAGAAACCCGACGCCACGATTCTGGGGAAACCCTTTGAGGATATAAAGAAGTACTACAGTCTGGGGAAGGAACTGGGAAGAGGGCAATTCGGTATAACGTATCTGTGCACGGAGAATGCGACCGGAATGACTTACGCTTGCAAGTCGATTCTGAAGAGGAAGCTGGTGTCGAGAGCGGACAGGGAGGACATGAAGAGGGAGATTCAGATCATGCAGCATTTGTCTGGGCAGAACAACATTGTGGAGTTCAAGGGGGCGTTCGAGGACAGGATGTCGGTCCACCTTGTAATGGAACTCTGCGCCGGCGGGGAGCTCTTCGACCGGATCATCGCCCAAGGCCACTACTCCGAGAGAGCCGCCGCCTCACTCTGCCGCGCCATGGTCAACGTTGTTAACATTTGCCATTTCATGGGAGTCTTACACCGCGATCTCAAGCCCGAAAATTTTCTGCTCTCTACTAAGGATGACGATGCTACGCTCAAGGCTACTGATTTTGGACTCTCTGTCTTCATTGAAGAAG GGAAGGTATATCATGATATGGTTGGCAGTGCTTACTATGTTGCTCCCGAGGTATTGCGTCGTAGTTATGGAAAGGAAATAGATATTTGGAGTGCAGGCGTCATATTGTATATTCTTCTCAGTGGTGTACCACCTTTTTGGGCTG AAACTGAAAAGGGAATATTTAACGCCATATTGGAAGGTGAACTTGATTTTGTAAGTGAACCATGGCCATCCATATCAGACAGTGCTAAAGATCTAGTCAGGAAGATGTTGACACAAGATCCAAAGAAGCGGATTACTTCTGCGCAAGTCCTTG AACACCCATGGATGAGAGAAGGCGGAGAGGCATCCGATAAACCAATTGACAGTGCAGTTCTATCCAGAATGAAACAATTCAGGGCAATGAATAAGCTCAAGAAGCTAGCATTGAAG GTTATTGCTGAAAATCTATCAGAAGAGGAGATTAAAGGTCTGAAAGCAATGTTTGCAAATATGGACACTGACAACAGTGGCACAATTACCTACGAAGAATTGAAGACTGGCTTGGCtcgaattggatcaaggttgtCCGAGGCTGAAGTGAAGCAACTCATGGAGGCTGTAAGTTGTCAGTTGTTACATACCCTTGTGAAGAGCACAACTAGTTGGACATTTGTGCATTCACTGTATCTTGAACTCAGCGTTGTTTTTCTTATGTATAATTTTTCTCAGGCTGATGTTGATGGAAATGGGTCAATTGACTATCTTGAATTCATTTCGGCTACAATGCATAGGCACAGACTTGAACGTGATGAACATCTTTACAAAGCATTCCAGTATTTTGATAAGGATAACAGTGG GTACATTACTAGAGATGAATTGGAGACTGCTATGACCCAACATGGAATGGGTGATGAAGCAACAATAAAGGAAATAATATCTGAGGTGGATACAGATAAT GATGGAAGAATAAACTATGAGGAATTTTGTGCAATGATGAGAAGTGGAATGCCACACCAGGGAGGGTCAACCACTTTAAATCCACTGATGGGTTGA
- the LOC137806695 gene encoding uncharacterized protein produces the protein MVQLQSCATLVNASSLCAIEQEVRGDSVNVVAEISAELERERKKNAELMERISMLEAQLRERNKESQENHQRAVARSLKNFKRQKIEMVDDEKNRNTVKSETASEYTPDTEGIVPKQIDLEKRLVNWMSMDNGQNLYAEKFKDWNSVADFSETDSDDACDEIFDDDMENSQRHEEVDDTNEAVSAEKGYRADHVDEESNTTCMGNFSGDPASNVRQEDHENQKTSCILITPLSEKSEVKTLQGKEIKERAAFTAAAEVPSSGSARISHNRKPPKVPFCPKEVKRIIESEALLQKNAQSHTVRKIIVFASLGIRHGCEDMYELDFNHFSILNKGEPYVSPKSPGEHVLYENPGVRRKIFYPNQQNPVLCPVQIIEEERVMRPSDPSCPSYLFLCIKYGGRTRNLPQNEYVRQRMGRNKLKSFGPLLCRMAVLVHSRSGSFFFKALGITLLFMAGFPDYLVQRETKYRNLDLLQKYYRSDEDAEGEELFLPHSIACDNGTPEPHNLTKKTLPAKSKGKKHPNAIIKSQNSQKTPSQQAAPTSSAATQFGLTGYSSAYTYAMAAFHSMPSQVSSQDNSHILNPAPANSITNVSGNHGILLPQPASSFLPVMYWPPPNAFLPVPYTSTYGYHSFPTAANYVSIQTQPYLNHPKSLEGSGKNDLASDETDSDTDSSTSGCSEHKKSPAVHK, from the exons ATGGTACAACTCCAATCTTGTGCTACTTTGGTCAATGCCTCATCATTGTGTGCTATAGAACAAGAAGTGAGAGGAGATAGCGTCAATGTGGTTGCTGAGATTTCGGCCGAGTTGGAGagggaaagaaagaagaatgcaGAGCTCATGGAGAGAATATCAATGCTCGAAGCTCAGTTAAGAGAAAGAAACAAAGAATCTCAA GAAAATCATCAGCGTGCAGTTGCAAGAAGCTTGAAGAATTTCAAGAGGCAGAAGATAGAAATGGTAGATGATGAAAAAAATAGGAATACTGTGAAAAGTGAAACGGCCTCAGAGTACACGCCTGATACAGAAGGCATTGTTCCTAAGCAGATTGATCTAGAAAAGCGCTTAGTTAATTGGATGAGCATGGACAATGGTCAAAATTTGTACGCTGAAAAATTTAAAGACTGGAACTCTGTTGCAGATTTCAGTGAAACGGATAGTGATGATGCTTGTGATGAAATTTTTGATGATGATATGGAAAATAGCCAAAGACATGAGGAGGTTGATGACACAAATGAAGCCGTTAGTGCAGAAAAAGGTTACCGTGCTGATCATGTTGACGAGgaatcaaatacaacatgcatGGGAAATTTTTCTGGTGATCCAGCCAGTAATGTGAGACAAGAAGATCATGAAAATCAAAAGACGAGTTGCATATTAATCACTCCATTATCCGAGAAGAGTGAAGTCAAAACACTCCAAGGGAAAGAAATTAAGGAGAGAGCAGCATTTACAGCAGCAGCTGAGGTTCCTTCTTCAGGATCGGCTCGCATATCACATAATAGAAAGCCTCCGAAGGTACCTTTCTGCCCAAAAGAAGTGAAAAGAATAATTGAGTCAGAAGCCCTTCTGCAAAAAAATGCTCAGTCCCACACTGTAAGGAAAATCATAGTTTTTGCATCACTTGGCATAAGGCATGGATGTGAGGATATGTACGAACTGGACTTCAATCATTTTAGCATTTTGAACAAAGGAGAACCATACGTGTCTCCAAAAAGCCCTGGG GAGCATGTTTTGTACGAGAATCCTGGTGTTCGGAGGAAAATATTTTATCCAAATCAACAAAACCCTGTATTATGTCCTGTTCAGATaatagaagaagaaagagtCATGCGTCCATCAGATCCTAGCTGTCCATCATACTTATTCTTGTGCATTAAATATGGTGGAAGGACAAGAAATCTTCCTCAAAATGA ATATGTGAGACAGAGGATGGGAAGAAACAAACTGAAGTCTTTTGGTCCACTCCTGTGCCGAATGGCAGTGTTGGTTCATAGTCGCAGTGGAAGCTTTTTCTTCAAGGCTTTGGGCATCACACTCCTGTTTATGGCAGGATTTCCTGATTATCTAGTTCAAAGGGAAACCAAATACCGGAACTTAGACTTGCTTCAGAAATATTACAG GAGTGATGAGGATGCTGAAGGCGAGGAGTTGTTTCTTCCACATTCAATCGCATGTGACAAT GGTACTCCTGAACCCCACAACTTAACCAAAAAGACACTTCCTGCAAAATCCAAGGGAAAAAAGCACCCTAATGCCATCATCAAGTCTCAGAATTCACAGAAGACCCCATCTCAACAGGCAGCACCAACAAGTTCAGCAGCTACTCAATTTGGTTTAACAGGCTATTCCTCAGCTTACACGTATGCAATGGCAGCATTTCATTCAATGCCATCTCAGGTTTCTTCCCAAGACAATTCTCACATCCTAAATCCAGCTCCTGCCAATTCCATTACCAATGTCTCTGGTAATCATGGTATACTGCTACCGCAGCCAGCAAGTTCATTTCTGCCAGTGATGTATTGGCCTCCACCAAATGCATTTCTTCCTGTACCCTATACTTCCACATATGGATACCATTCTTTTCCTACTGCTGCAAACTACGTGTCAATCCAAACACAGCCTTATCTCAATCATCCAAAGTCGTTAGAAGGTAGTGGAAAGAATGATTTAGCCTCAGATGAAACTGACAGTGACACTGATAGCAGCACTTCAGGCTGTAGTGAGCACAAGAAGAGTCCTGCAGTCCACAAATGA
- the LOC137806699 gene encoding peroxidase 42: MAPKLLTLLAVLSFSALSLLTPSLAEEGQDNGLVMNFYKETCPQAEDIIKEQVKLLYKRHKNTAFSWLRNIFHDCAVQSCDASLLLDSTRRSLSEKETDRSFGLRNFRYIETIKEAVERECPGVVSCADILVLSARDGIVSLGGPHIPLKTGRRDGRRSRADVVEEFLPDHNESISSVLDKFGAMGIDTPGVVALLGAHSVGRTHCVKLVHRLYPEIDSALNPDHVPHMLKKCPDAIPDPKAVQYVRNDRGTPMILDNNYYRNILDNKGLLIVDHQLANDKRTKPYVKKMAKSQDYFFKEFSRAIALLSENNPLTGTKGEIRKQCNVANKHHEEP, translated from the exons ATGGCTCCCAAGCTTTTAACCCTTTTGGCTGTCTTATCCTTTTCAGCACTTTCACTGCTGACTCCCTCTCTTGCAGAGGAAGGCCAAGATAATGGCCTTGTCATGAACTTCTACAAGGAAACATGTCCTCAGGCTgaagatatcatcaaagaacaAGTCAAGCTTCTCTACAAACGCCACAAGAACACTGCTTTCTCCTGGCTCAGAAACATCTTCCATGACTGTGCTGTTCAG AGTTGTGATGCTTCACTCTTGCTGGACTCCACAAGAAGGAGCTTGTCTGAGAAGGAGACAGACAGAAGCTTTGGTTTGAGGAATTTCAGGTACATTGAGACCATCAAAGAAGCTGTGGAAAGGGAGTGCCCAGGAGTTGTTTCCTGTGCTGATATACTCGTTCTCTCTGCCAGAGATGGCATTGTTTCG CTAGGAGGCCCCCATATCCCTCTTAAAACTGGAAGAAGGGATGGTAGAAGGAGCAGAGCTGATGTGGTGGAAGAGTTCCTCCCAGACCACAATGAGTCCATTTCTTCAGTTCTTGACAAGTTTGGTGCCATGGGAATTGACACTCCCGGGGTGGTTGCATTGCTTG GAGCACACAGTGTTGGTAGAACCCATTGTGTGAAGTTGGTGCACCGTTTGTACCCAGAGATTGATTCAGCGCTGAACCCTGACCATGTCCCTCACATGCTGAAGAAGTGCCCTGATGCCATCCCAGACCCCAAGGCCGTGCAGTACGTGAGAAACGACCGTGGCACCCCTATGATTCTAGACAACAACTACTACAGGAACATATTGGACAACAAGGGGTTGTTGATAGTGGATCACCAACTAGCCAATGACAAGAGGACCAAGCCTTATGTGAAGAAAATGGCCAAGAGCCAAGACTATTTCTTCAAGGAGTTTTCTAGAGCCATTGCTTTGCTCTCTGAAAACAATCCTCTCACTGGCACAAAGGGGGAGATCAGAAAGCAGTGCAATGTTGCCAACAAGCACCATGAGGAgccttga